TGGGCCTCGATGTCATCCGGCGTGACGCCGCCCCGGAAGACGTGGCCCGGGTGCTGTGTCAGATCCTGTTGCACGGCCTCGCCGCGCGCCCTCCCGCCGACGCCGACCTCGACCGCTCGGCGGCCCGTTCGGCGGCCGACGCAGTGATCGACCAGTGGGGCGACAGCGCCGACCCGGTGGCCGGCGGGCGCACCGGCCCCACCCGCCCCGACAGCGATGCCAAGGCCGACCACATCCGCCGGTCCGCACGTACCGTCTTCGCGCGCAAGGGGTTCGAGCTGACCACCATCCGGGACATCGCCGCCGAGGCCGGCCTCAACGCGGCAACGGTGTACCGGGTGATCGGCGCCAAGGACCAGTTGCTGGCCTCGATCATGCAGGCCTTCGGCGACAAGATCAGCGCCGCGACGGCGGCCGCGCTCGATTCGGATTCCACCATCGTCGAAAAGCTCGACGCGGTGTGCTGGATCCACATCAACGCCGTGCTGCGGTTCCCCGACGAGTGGAAGATCCAGCTGGCCTGGATGCGCCATTCGCCGCCCACCAGCGAGAGTCCGGCCGAGTCGTTCGGGCAGCGGATGCAGGATCTGGCGATGCTGTTGATCCGGGGCCTACAGGACGGTGACCTGCGAGTAGACCCGCAGCCACCGCTGGACCTGCTGGCCCGCTGCGTCATCGACGTGCTGTGGGTACCGGAGAACCTGATCCGCGGACTGGGCGCCGAGGCCGCGCTCGCGATGGCCCGCGACGACGTCATCCGGGGCGTCGCCGGCCGCGACTGACCGCCCCCGCGTCCCCGGCGACCACCGGCCGGGCCGAACCGGCCGACCGTCGCTGAAACAGATATTAGGCCGTTCCCAGGGGCAGCGATGGCACGTCAGCACCGTGAGATCTACGTAGTTCCTAGCCATTGACCGCGCCACGCCCGCGGCGCTACGGTGCTGAGAACAAAGGTTAGGTTTTCTGGGATCGCCTACGGGTGGTCGGCGGCGGATGGAGCAGGAGCGCCTTGTGACCGACTTCGACACGATGGATTTCTTCACGGACGAGAAGCTCGTCCCCGACCCGTACCCGTACTTCGACCACCTCCGCGCCCGATGCCCGGTCACGATGGCGACCCCGTTCAACGTCCTGACCGTGACGGGATACGAAGAGGCGCTGGCGGTCTACAAGGACCCCGCCTTCTCGTCGTGCGTCTCGGTGGCGGGCCCCTTCTCCGGCCTGCCGTTCGGCCCCGGGGAATCCGACGACGTGTCCGACCTCATCGAGCAGCACCGCGGCCAGGTGCCGATGTCCGAACACATCACCACCGAGGACCCACCGGAACACACCCGCACCCGCGCCCTGCTGAACCGCCTGATCACCCCCAAACGCCTCAGCGAGAACGAAGACTTCATGTGGCGGCTGGCCGACCAACAGCTCGATACCTTCCTGGAGCGGGGGGCCTGCGAGTTCCTGTCGGACTACGCCAAACCGTTCTCGCTGTTGGTGATCGCCGATCTGTTGGGCGTGCCCGCCGAGGACCACGACGAGTTCAAAGCGGCGTTCGCGCTGTCGCAGGTCGGGGAACTCGGGCAGGAGGCACCCACCGAGCACAACCCGCTGAGCTGGCTGAACGAGAAGTTCTACGGCTACATCGAGGATCGACGGCGCGCCCCGCGCGACGATGTCCTGACCGAACTGGCCCAGGCCAAGCACGAGGACGGGTCCACGCCGGACATCGAGCACGTCATGAACCTGTCGACGTTCCTGTTCGCGGCGGGCACCGAGACCACCACCAAGCTGGTCAGCGCTGCGGTGCGGTTCATCGGCGAGGACCCCGGGTACGAGGCGGACCTGCGCCGGGACCGCAGCAGGATCCCGGCGTTCCTCGAAGAGACCCTGCGGGTCGAGAGCCCGGTCAAGGCGCACTTCCGGTTGGCGCGCACCACGACGAAACTCGGTGAGGTCGAGGTCCCCGCCGGCACCACCGTGATGGTGCTGCCCGGGGCCTGCAACCGCGACGAGCGAAAGTTCGAGGACCCCAACAGCTTCCGGCCGGACCGTGCCAACGTCCGCGAACAGATCGCCTTCATCCGCGGAGTGCACTCCTGCCCGGGCGCCCCGCTCGCCCGCGCCGAAGGCAAGGTGTCGCTCAATCGGATCCTCGATCGAATGCGGGACATCACGATCTCCGAGGAACACCACGGCACCCCGGCCGACCGGCACTACAGCTACGAGCCGACGTTCATCATGCGCGGGCTCAGCGAACTCCACATCACCTTCGACCCGATCGGCTGAACCGACCAGCAAAGGACACATACCATGACCGGAAAGCTCAGCGGCAAGGTCGCTTTCATCACCGGGGCGGCACGCGGGCAGGGCCGCGCCCACGCGTGCGCGATGGCGCGCGAGGGCGCCGACATCATCGCGGTGGACATCTGCCGCGACATCCCATCCAATCCCTATCCCCTGGCCACCCCGGACGACCTCGCCGAGACCGAGCGCTCGGTCAAGGAACTGGGCCGGCGGGTCGTGGCCCGCATCGCCGACGTCCGCGAGCGCCACGAGCTCCGCGACGCCCTGGAGGCGGGCCTGGCCGATCTGGGGCACGTCGAC
This DNA window, taken from Mycolicibacterium sp. MU0050, encodes the following:
- a CDS encoding TetR/AcrR family transcriptional regulator, whose translation is MPAGEAEAFSGESSRRAEILATAEALIATTGLRTSLQQIAGAAGILTGSLYHHFASKEALLIELVRRYHADLAEVGATGLRRLDAADAAGVEDKIVELSADIARCAVRNRAALQMSFLEAPTESPELKALLSRPPGAIQDAMVQTLRAGRWSGYLRADLDLAPLADRFCQSMLHVGLDVIRRDAAPEDVARVLCQILLHGLAARPPADADLDRSAARSAADAVIDQWGDSADPVAGGRTGPTRPDSDAKADHIRRSARTVFARKGFELTTIRDIAAEAGLNAATVYRVIGAKDQLLASIMQAFGDKISAATAAALDSDSTIVEKLDAVCWIHINAVLRFPDEWKIQLAWMRHSPPTSESPAESFGQRMQDLAMLLIRGLQDGDLRVDPQPPLDLLARCVIDVLWVPENLIRGLGAEAALAMARDDVIRGVAGRD
- a CDS encoding cytochrome P450, producing MTDFDTMDFFTDEKLVPDPYPYFDHLRARCPVTMATPFNVLTVTGYEEALAVYKDPAFSSCVSVAGPFSGLPFGPGESDDVSDLIEQHRGQVPMSEHITTEDPPEHTRTRALLNRLITPKRLSENEDFMWRLADQQLDTFLERGACEFLSDYAKPFSLLVIADLLGVPAEDHDEFKAAFALSQVGELGQEAPTEHNPLSWLNEKFYGYIEDRRRAPRDDVLTELAQAKHEDGSTPDIEHVMNLSTFLFAAGTETTTKLVSAAVRFIGEDPGYEADLRRDRSRIPAFLEETLRVESPVKAHFRLARTTTKLGEVEVPAGTTVMVLPGACNRDERKFEDPNSFRPDRANVREQIAFIRGVHSCPGAPLARAEGKVSLNRILDRMRDITISEEHHGTPADRHYSYEPTFIMRGLSELHITFDPIG